One part of the Solanum dulcamara chromosome 3, daSolDulc1.2, whole genome shotgun sequence genome encodes these proteins:
- the LOC129883690 gene encoding uncharacterized protein LOC129883690 yields the protein MISPMIQKDIVSACKIETVKAILEELNGDYFALLVDESFDVSCKMAIVFRYIDRKRFVMERLIDIVHVQDTSASSLKEAIVNLLAQHSLIPSSVRGQYYDGASNMQEALDMGELTTSRGLNQQLGLSRACDTRWGSHYKSFNNFIIMFGSILDVLESLALDARNLNERAKAMGYLEAFRTYEVAFICI from the exons ATGATTTCTCCAATGATTCAAAAAGATATTGTGAGTGCATGTAAAATAGAGACCGTTAAAGCTATTCTTGAGGAATTAAATGGTGATTACTTTGCCTTGCTAGTTGATGAATCATTTGATGTGTCATGCAAAATGGCTATTGTATTTCGATATATTGATAGAAAGAGATTTGTGATGGAGCGACTTATTGACATTGTTCATGTCCAAGATACTAGTGCTTCATCTCTAAAGGAGGCAATTGTTAATTTACTTGCTCAACATTCTTTGATTCCATCAAGTGTGCGTGGACAATATTATGATGGGGCAAGCAATATGCAAG aggcATTAGATATGGGTGAACTTACAACAAGTAGGGGATTGAATCAACAACTTGGTCTTTCAAGAGCTTGTGACACTCGTTGGGGATCTCATTATAAatcctttaataattttattattatgtttggcTCTATTCTTGATGTTCTTGAATCACTTGCTCTTGATGCACGAAATTTGAATGAAAGAGCTAAGGCAATGGGATATCTTGAAGCTTTCCGAACATATGAGGTTGCGTTCATTTGCATTTGA
- the LOC129881813 gene encoding transcription repressor OFP12-like, whose protein sequence is MPRILQKKFYHFLPSFKCLPTILSLPFEETEEEKTEQKKTMKNFNSVFDIPSSDSTTTSKSFTNSSIATTEEEEDNNNNNNNIFSSFEDSDYTDSNNIPDFSDIFASQRFFFSSPGNSNSIIDFSMNNHSAENPKEVVTGGVAVQTYSPDPYSDFRRSMEEMVEAHELTNVKANWEFLHELLLCYLNLNPKHTHKYIIGAYSDLVVSLMTFEDSGKKDGRFV, encoded by the coding sequence ATGCCAAGAATTCTACAAAAGAAATTCTACCATTTCCTCCCTAGTTTCAAATGCCTTCCCACAATTTTGTCTCTCCCTTTTGAAGAAACAGAGGAAGAAAAAACAGAGCaaaaaaaaactatgaaaaaCTTCAACTCTGTTTTCGACATTCCCAGCTCTGATTCCACTACCACTTCTAAATCTTTCACTAATTCCTCCATAGCAActacagaagaagaagaagataataataataacaataataacattttCAGTTCTTTCGAAGATTCAGATTATACTGATTCCAATAATATTCCAGATTTCTCAGATATCTTCGCTTCTCAACGATTCTTCTTCTCTTCCCCTGGAAACTCCAACTCCATAATCGATTTTTCGATGAATAACCATTCAGCGGAAAATCCCAAAGAAGTTGTCACGGGCGGCGTTGCCGTACAGACGTATTCGCCCGACCCGTATTCGGATTTCCGAAGGTCAATGGAAGAAATGGTGGAAGCTCATGAGTTGACGAACGTGAAAGCTAATTGGGAATTTTTGCATGAACTTCTATTATGTTATTTGAATCTTAACCCGAAACATACTCATAAGTATATTATTGGTGCTTATTCGGATCTTGTTGTTTCTCTTATGACTTTTGAGGATTCAGGGAAAAAAGACGGAAGGTTCGTGTGA